In Ascaphus truei isolate aAscTru1 chromosome 21, aAscTru1.hap1, whole genome shotgun sequence, one DNA window encodes the following:
- the SEC16A gene encoding protein transport protein Sec16A isoform X5 gives MQPPPQTGPPTTCAPPRMGMTSNAYWRKRGPTPASVTTAPVQPVTDPFAFVRKTPQSMLPGNAPKGNLVVMPSPSPSLYPQPVPVTSSAVGDYSHGMQTSVPGSVLQPVAKGGMYTNVSAPSAMTGHLASSMPTTLSTEPGHCHTAVPSFQNAPSGLENAYVHPYGGVPVQNRPQSRQGMPADLNNSSNVAPPISSCAPAPSQQATGHWGLIQSAPPTSVPNYYSLSTQNSAYNAPYSSPPYLEVSNLHPQSNLLPNEPQHQTVQHRTAPVHLPVASGEKNVSHNSSFQFSSAFQTDYIHNQNPGQSNNWFNQPYQEQLHPPLPKPNLVQSGTRSAISENTHHEDSGQVSSHILSGADSGAISMFFKGDDAENVEILSRDKQRVSDKSDFDAAYCHSIGYQGSGPPPLPQQTIANIQSQTPVTVHSQAPSSQPFLSQNISSYYDPQASWKHDVYAIVDNTSIEADVGTEPQYDNVENIEVLPNEPPNTSLFPVSVNSDVFRHVPVPGPSLPKCDTNHTKGGPVLETLDALAHPVRRDSVSSSYSNISHRSLPSSTRPQELVGTFIQKESGKLDNDLSTNFFKQVDSSPMAGDAGVQSMSQNGFHGNSSQPPTPSPPKPTGIFQTSPNSSFEPVRSHGVGIKPTEVDQAKVVGEVREGHKVLTVASHGAAIPTASPGNLEQPPDNLETIVTDKLNTRACATNSGNLFQSVGGSSFETISLLLDKRPSSRAYGSNKKCESPATTLWAQDELPNFGGNVLLAPAAPALYVPPKPQTEIIQPPEDGLLQQPNRLELVKLQPSPEEHISSENLENPPKIGDEEHLHSQASSGYASLLSSPPTESLPTQPLLIAQPNKSYNLAQPINFSMSLPNQNKNINSVQDQGVGDKPISTTQAPPSNFLSEENPSPSLIHTGSVLNIPVFPHLSSNNSAPSSDLFPEPSSNQPSHLLRHNPSNQIPLNLATESHKTVKVESLPPDAANKSAAPVSVQTGTHLPVGFGNAMLPPPTSNSSNTLSRTNSQAETAFALDFTVPRAPTNHSANSGMPITSRPVFPIQSVNAQNIQPGAGINNQGFYQQQSALENSQQGPESSYQYMTPAPQPIPLVSSAQQIIPGRMSVQPPQQMGAQMPSTQHPTGPGPPYSSTSEPVPKYGTSEQPAYTLQPVPAQTTAYAEQPRPPASQTPQQGLGPSADPYYYYSHYGAYPPQYQQPYQPPDPRAPPFYYQDPYAAYYPTSGNYGNAAFVDSGKYRYPEPERPSSRSSHCSDRPPSRQGESASGDWGNQNNYKADYRNQYDYGDPARWDRYPGSYDPGYRDPRSNYWNYMYGNREDAYQRKDPYTYTNRYSVYDDPWQYDPRFVSGFDDENEPQRDLAKDDFDRRSVHSEQSARSLHSSQSVHSRRSSFSSHSQHSQIYKSQQDLTATAYDAQMQNPSLPNDYSYGIYPNNYGSQPALDSYLYGYQNQTEWPHAEPVPSRSLTPEKFASPHVCARFGPGGHLIKVLPNLPSDGQPTLVEIHTMEIILQNTHEQEQMRAFPGPLVKDETHKVDVINYAQNRAKECSRDESLLDQESASLLWDFVMLLCRQNGTVVGTDIAELLLQDHKTVWLPGKSPNEANLIDFSNEPVGQEEESVVSQLSFLTDMLPSTGNSLEKETERFRELLLFGRKKDALESAMKHGLWGHALLLASKMDSRTHARVMTRFANSLPINDPLQTVYQLMSGRMPAAATCCGDEKWGDWRPHIAMVLSNLTNNLDVPSRTITTMGDTLASRGLLDAAHFCYLMAQVGFGVYTKKTAKIVLIGSNHTLPFAKFASNEAIQRTEAYEYAQSLGSRAFSLPNIQVFKFIYACRLAEHGLSAQAFHYCEVISRAILKHPSYYSPVLVSQLLEVSSHLRFFDPQLKEKPEQELFIEPPWLLHLRHVDMQIKKGTIVYDTGRSTPQQYACSTPSSEQDHVSQSDGIGAVQEMAFGNENPLLENLLPSMPSDQGFQLMPPGPENHQSIDHVSAIAEPSYPAAPPSLVSKPGFSPPVTAPGFVQYSGAPTYPAPVVDPLTPPPQATDFAPQEQWNQDPGMQRIAQNSPPKTTFREPGFDFYGEMAKMAPGQRSRTVSQSSTHMRRTRTTSESSSHSIGSGRRNSAITQPSPPPPAIPEQDRQEARKEPKTQSSSQGSGKSWFPLKISWLLRKGKNEAHLPDDRNKSIVWDGKKQRWVNLDEPEGEEIKPPPPPPPHGIPKGSQSAAFGPGGPPNSSINKFSIRAAGTRGRYVDVLNPSGSRPTNSVLPPADLFAPLAPMAIPTNLFVPNAVSEEQQPAEASGPEMVPASDQAHYDNPSHTQLSRSSSQSSLSREVSQHFDQASSNLAPTSGPPAGAVPFYNPSQFAQQPSGGARPGRLGQRKYPSLK, from the exons ATGCAGCCACCACCGCAAACCGGTCCACCTACAACATGTGCCCCTCCCCGCATGGGAATGACTTCTAATGCATATTGGCGTAAAAGGGGACCTACGCCAGCATCGGTAACTACAGCTCCAGTGCAACCAGTAACAGACCCTTTTGCGTTCGTCAGAAAGACCCCGCAAAGTATGCTACCAGGCAATGCCCCAAAAGGCAACCTGGTGGTAATGCCAAGTCCTTCCCCATCATTGTATCCTCAGCCTGTTCCAGTGACTTCTTCGGCTGTCGGAGATTACTCACATGGAATGCAGACATCGGTACCAGGATCTGTATTGCAACCGGTGGCAAAGGGAGGCATGTACACCAATGTATCTGCTCCATCGGCAATGACTGGCCATCTTGCAAGTAGCATGCCCACTACTCTGAGCACAGAACCAGGACACTGTCATACTGCTGTACCATCTTTTCAAAATGCGCCAAGTGGACTAGAAAATGCGTATGTGCATCCCTATGGGGGAGTACCTGTTCAAAACCGACCTCAGAGCAGACAAGGTATGCCTGCAGATTTGAACAATAGCAGCAATGTTGCACCACCCATATCATCATGTGCTCCGGCACCTTCTCAACAAGCCACTGGTCACTGGGGTCTTATACAGAGTGCACCTCCTACCTCTGTTCCAAATTATTACTCCCTGTCTACTCAGAATTCAGCTTACAATGCTCCTTATTCCTCTCCTCCCTATTTAGAAGTATCAAATCTGCATCCACAGTCAAATCTACTTCCTAATGAACCACAACATCAAACAGTGCAGCATAGAACAGCACCAGTCCATTTACCGGTTGCAAGCGGTGAAAAAAATGTTTCTCATAATAGCAGTTTCCAGTTCAGCAGTGCATTTCAGACAGACTATATCCATAACCAAAATCCTGGACAGAGTAACAACTGGTTTAACCAACCTTACCAGGAACAGCTGCATCCTCCTTTACCCAAGCCTAACCTTGTACAGTCTGGGACTCGATCTGCAATCTCCGAAAACACTCACCATGAAGACTCTGGCCAAGTATCCAGCCATATCCTCTCCGGAGCAGATTCCGGTGCAATATCAATGTTTTTTAAAGGAGATGATGCCGAAAATGTGGAAATACTTTCCAGAGACAAGCAGCGTGTTTCCGATAAATCAGATTTTGATGCGGCTTATTGCCATAGTATTGGGTATCAGGGTAGTGGGCCTCCACCACTGCCCCAACAAACCATAGCAAATATTCAGTCCCAAACACCAGTCACTGTACATTCCCAGGCTCCGAGTAGCCAACCATTTTTGTCTCAGAATATTAGCAGCTATTATGATCCACAAGCATCTTGGAAACATGATGTTTACGCCATTGTCGATAACACATCTATTGAAGCAGATGTTGGAACTGAGCCACAGTATGACAATGTTGAAAATATAGAAGTTCTCCCAAATGAGCCTCCTAATACCAGCCTCTTTCCGGTTAGTGTAAATTCAGATGTTTTCAGACATGTCCCGGTACCTGGGCCTTCTCTGCCAAAGTGTGATACTAACCATACTAAAGGCGGTCCGGTCTTGGAAACACTTGATGCTTTAGCTCATCCAGTTAGAAGGGATAGCGTCTCATCAAGCTACAGTAACATAAGTCATAGAAGTTTGCCTAGTTCAACCAGACCGCAAGAGCTAGTGGGGACTTTTATTCAGAAGGAGAGTGGGAAACTGGATAATGATTTATCCACCAATTTCTTTAAGCAAGTAGACTCTTCTCCCATGGCAGGAGATGCTGGTGTGCAGAGTATGAGTCAAAATGGTTTCCATGGTAACTCGTCACAGCCCCCAACCCCAAGTCCACCCAAACCTACAGGGATATTTCAGACAAGTCCAAATAGTTCTTTCGAGCCTGTGAGATCACATGGTGTGGGTATAAAACCAACAGAGGTGGACCAAGCAAAAGTGGTAGGAGAAGTGCGAGAGGGTCATAAGGTACTAACCGTTGCTTCCCATGGTGCTGCGATACCTACTGCTTCCCCAGGTAACTTGGAACAACCTCCTGATAACTTAGAAACTATTGTCACTGATAAATTAAATACTCGGGCGTGTGCTACCAACAGTGGAAATCTCTTTCAGTCTGTTGGGGGTTCATCATTTGAAACAATATCATTACTACTTGATAAAAGACCTTCCTCAAGAGCTTATGGGTCAAATAAAAAGTGTGAAAGCCCTGCAACTACCCTATGGGCTCAAGATGAACTACCAAATTTTGGAGGGAATGTTCTTCTAGCTCCTGCGGCTCCTGCACTATACGTACCCCCTAAACCTCAAACCGAAATTATTCAACCTCCAGAAGATGGATTATTACAACAACCCAACAGATTAGAGTTGGTTAAATTGCAACCCTCCCCTGAAGAGCACATTTCTTCTGAAAACCTAGAGAATCCTCCCAAAATAGGAGATGAGGAGCATCTTCACTCCCAGGCAAGTTCAGGTTATGCCAGTTTGTTGTCATCACCACCCACTGAATCCTTGCCAACTCAACCTCTGTTAATTGCTCAGCCAAATAAAAGCTATAATTTGGCTCAACCAATAAACTTTTCTATGTCTTTACCAAATCAAAATAAGAACATTAACTCGGTGCAAGACCAGGGAGTAGGTGACAAGCCAATTTCAACGACCCAGGCTCCACCAAGTAATTTCCTTTCTGAAGAAAATCCTTCACCTTCTCTTATTCATACAGGATCTGTCCTGAATATACCTGTGTTCCCTCACCTGTCCAGCAACAATTCAGCACCCAGCAGTGATCTTTTTCCTGAACCTTCTTCCAATCAGCCTTCACATTTGTTGAGACACAATCCATCAAATCAAATACCACTCAATCTAGCCACAGAAAGTCATAAGACTGTTAAAGTTGAAAGTTTACCCCCTGATGCTGCTAATAAATCAGCAGCTCCTGTGTCTGTGCAGACTGGTACACATTTACCAGTTGGTTTCGGAAATGCGATGTTGCCTCCACCAACAAGTAATAGTAGTAACACCCTCAGCCGTACAAATAGCCAGGCGGAAACTGCATTTGCTTTAGATTTTACAGTTCCTCGTGCACCAACTAACCACAGTGCAAATAGTGGCATGCCAATTACCAGCCGTCCAGTATTCCCTATACAATCTGTCAATGCTCAGAATATCCAACCAGGTGCAGGTATTAATAATCAGGGTTTTTATCAGCAGCAGTCTGCTTTAGAGAACTCGCAGCAGGGGCCAGAATCATCATACCAGTACATGACACCTGCCCCTCAGCCTATACCGTTGGTTTCTTCTGCACAACAAATAATTCCTGGGAGAATGTCTGTCCAACCTCCCCAACAGATGGGAGCTCAAATGCCAAGTACTCAACACCCTACTGGGCCGGGGCCGCCTTATAGCAGCACTTCAGAGCCAGTGCCTAAATATGGAACGTCCGAGCAGCCTGCCTATACACTTCAACCTGTGCCTGCACAGACCACTGCATATGCAGAGCAGCCAAGGCCTCCAGCTTCCCAAACTCCACAGCAAGGGCTTGGGCCATCAGCAGATCCCTATTATTACTATAGCCATTATGGTGCCTATCCTCCCCAATACCAACAACCGTATCAGCCCCCGGATCCCAGGGCTCCTCCTTTTTACTACCAG GATCCCTATGCAGCATATTACCCCACTTCCGGAAACTATGGCAACGCTGCGTTTGTGGACTCAGGAAAGTATCGATACCCAGAGCCAGAACGACCAAGCTCAAGATCTAGCCACTGCTCAGATAGACCACCCTCACG gcagggggagagtgctTCAGGAGACTGGGGCAATCAAAACAATTACAAAGCAGATTACCGAAACCAGTATGATTATGGAG ATCCTGCACGCTGGGATCGCTATCCTGGATCTTATGACCCTGGATATAGAGATCCCAGGAGCAACTACTGGAATTACATGTATGGTAACCGTGAAGACGCCTACCAAAGAAAGGACCCGTATACTTACACAAACAG ATACAGTGTATATGATGATCCTTGGCAGTACGACCCGCGTTTCGTTAGTGGCTTTGACGATGAGAACGAACCACAAAGAGATCTTGCGAAGGATGATTTTGATAGACGCAGCGTGCACAGTGAGCAGTCAGCCCGCAGTCTGCACAGCTCACAGAGTGTGCACAGCCGCAGAAGCAGCTTCAGCTCGCACTCTCAACAC AGCCAGATTTATAAAAGCCAGCAGGACCTAACTGCTACTGCGTATGATGCTCAAATGCAGAACCCTTCCCTCCCTAATGACTATTCCTATGGAATCTATCCCAATAATTATGGCAGCCAGCCGGCACTGGACAGTTATCTATATGGATACCAAAACCAAACGGAGTGGCCACATGCAGAGCCAG TTCCCTCAAGGTCACTGACTCCAGAGAAGTTTGCAAGTCCTCATGTCTGTGCCAGATTTGGTCCCGGCGGGCATCTAATTAAAGTTCTCCCTAACCTACCTTCAGATGGACAGCCGACTTTAGTGGAGATCCACACCATGGAG ATTATATTGCAAAATACACATGAGCAAGAGCAGATGAGGGCTTTCCCTGGACCCCTGGTGAA GGATGAAACTCACAAGGTTGATGTAATCAATTATGCACAAAACCGAGCCAAAGAGTGTTCACGGGATGAAAGTCTGTTAGACCAAGAATCTGCAAGCCTGCTGTGGGACTTCGTCATGCTCCTGTGCAGGCAAAATGGG ACCGTTGTGGGGACCGATATTGCTGAGCTCCTCTTGCAAGATCACAAAACGGTGTGGCTTCCCGGGAAGTCTCCAAATGAAGCGAACCTGATAGATTTCAGCAACGAGCCCGTGGGACAAGAAGAGGAGTCTGTTGTTTCTCAGCTCTCTTTTCTCACAGATATGTTACCAAGCACAGGAAACTCTCTGGAGAAAGAGACTGAGCGATTCAGGGAGCTGCTGCTTTTTGGGCGTAAAAAG GATGCATTGGAATCTGCCATGAAACACGGGCTGTGGGGACATGCGTTGCTACTCGCCAGCAAAATGGATAGCAGAACGCATGCGCGTGTTATGACCAG gTTTGCCAACAGCCTTCCGATTAACGATCCCCTGCAGACAGTTTATCAGCTCATGTCTGGAAGAATGCCAGCCGCGGCCACA tGCTGTGGAGATGAAAAATGGGGGGACTGGAGACCCCACATTGCTATGGTGCTGTCTAACCTAACCAATAATTTGGATGTACCATCTAGGACGATCACCACTATGGGAGACACACTAG CATCCAGAGGCCTCTTAGATGCTGCACACTTCTGCTATTTAATGGCTCAGGTTGGCTTTGGAGTCTACACTAAGAAAACTGCCAAGATAGTCCTGATAGGATCCAACCACAC TTTACCATTTGCAAAGTTTGCTTCCAATGAAGCCATCCAGCGAACTGAGGCATACGAATACGCTCAGTCTTTGGGCAGCCGGGCGTTCTCACTTCCCAATATTCAG GTTTTCAAGTTCATTTACGCCTGCCGCCTGGCTGAACACGGACTTTCTGCCCAAGCCTTCCATTATTGTGAAGTCATCTCCAGGGCTATTCTGAAGCATCCTTCTTATTACTCTCCAGTGCTCGTCAGCCAGCTGCTCGAG GTTTCCTCCCATTTGAGATTCTTTGACCCTCAGTTGAAGGAGAAACCAGAGCAAGAGTTATTCATTGAGCCTCCATGGCTGCTGCATCTTCGACACGTAGATATGCAGATAAAG AAAGGAACTATTGTTTACGACACTGGCAGAAGCACCCCGCAGCAGTACGCCTGCAGCACCCCAAGCTCCGAGCAGGACCATGTCAGCCAATCTGACGGCATAGGAGCTGTTCAAGAGATGGCTTTTGGTAATGAGAATCCGTTACTAGAAAATCTGTTGCCGAGTATGCCATCGGATCAAGGGTTTCAGCTCATGCCCCCAG GTCCTGAAAACCACCAATCTATTGATCACGTGTCTGCCATTGCTGAGCCTTCTTACCCAGCCGCACCTCCATCTCTTGTATCGAAACCTGGATTTTCACCTCCGGTAACGGCCCCAGGTTTTGTACAGTATAGTGGTGCACCTACATACCCAGCACCTGTAGTGGATCCTTTGACCCCACCTCCACAGGCAACGGATTTTGCTCCCCAAGAGCAGTGGAATCAGGATCCAG GAATGCAGAGAATAGCCCAGAATTCACCTCCCAAAACAACTTTCCGGGAACCAGGATTTGATTTCTATGGAGAAATGGCTAaaatg GCCCCTGGGCAGAGGTCCAGGACAGTGTCTCAGTCATCGACACACATG AGAAGAACTCGGACAACCTCCGAGTCATCCAGCCACTCTATAGGATCGGGAAGGAGAAACTCTGCCATAACGCaaccatctccccctcctcctgccatCCCAGAGCAAGACAGACAAGAGGCCAGAAAAGAGCCCAAGACACAGTCTTCATCTCAAGGG AGTGGCAAAAGTTGGTTTCCACTGAAAATTAGCTGGCTGCTGAGAAAGGGGAAGAACGAAGCGCACTTACCGGACGACCGAAACAAATCT ATTGTATGGGATGGAAAGAAGCAACGTTGGGTTAACCTGGATgagccagagggagaagag atcaagccccctcccccacctcctccacaCGGTATCCCTAAAGGATCTCAGAGCGCTGCCTTCGGTCCAGGAGGGCCACCTAACTCCTCTATCAACAAGTTTTCCATCAGAGCAG CAGGAACAAGAGGCCGTTACGTCGATGTCTTAAACCCTAGTGGTAGCAGACCTACCAACTCCGTTCTACCACCAGCAGATCTGTTTGCACCCTTGGCCCCAATGGCTATCCCAACAAATCTTTTTGTTCCTAATGCAG TTTCAGAAGAGCAGCAGCCAGCGGAAGCAAGTGGACCAGAGATGGTGCCAGCTTCAGATCAGGCCCACTATGATAACCCTTCACACACACAG CTTTCTCGTTCTAGTTCTCAGAGTTCCTTATCTCGGGAAGTAAGCCAGCATTTTGACCAG gCTTCCAGTAACCTGGCGCCCACCTCGGGACCACCTGCTGGAGCTGTCCCGTTCTACAACCCTTCCCAATTTGCACAG CAGCCTTCAGGAGGGGCACGGCCTGGACGCCTTGGGCAGAGGAAGTACCCATCATTGAAGTAA